The following proteins are encoded in a genomic region of Arthrobacter jiangjiafuii:
- the hisS gene encoding histidine--tRNA ligase — protein MARKASLSGFPEWLPQERLVELHVLDVLRRTFELHGFTNIETRAVETVGQLLRKGEIDKEVYALSRLQAEEGEAAGKQDPNQLALHFDLTVPFARYVVENAGHLAFPFRRYQIQKVWRGERPQEGRAREFTQADIDVVGDGELPFRYDVELALVIAEALGALPIPDFKIRVNNRKLAEGFYRGIGLEDTAGVLRSIDKLEKIGAARVAELLQEELGATAEQAEAALKLASIRAGDLSFVEQVRALGVRNDLLEEGLDELSQVIGEAVKRAPGKVVADLSIARGLDYYTGTVYETVLVGHESLGSICSGGRYDSLAAKGSRTFPGVGLSIGVTRLVMRILSQSFAEANRSVPTAVLVTLATDDSWSAAQDIAAALRGHGIPVEVAAKAEKFGKQIKYADRRGIPFVWFTAEDGSHEVKDIRSGEQVPADPQTWTPPAEDLFVQVTEVREADDAVESAV, from the coding sequence ATGGCACGCAAGGCCTCACTGTCCGGTTTCCCCGAATGGCTGCCGCAGGAGCGCCTGGTTGAGCTCCATGTCCTGGATGTCCTGCGGCGCACCTTTGAACTGCACGGCTTCACCAATATTGAAACCCGTGCGGTGGAAACCGTTGGACAGCTGCTGCGCAAGGGCGAGATCGACAAGGAAGTCTACGCACTGAGCCGGCTGCAGGCCGAAGAGGGTGAAGCCGCCGGCAAGCAGGATCCCAACCAGCTGGCCCTGCACTTTGACCTCACGGTTCCCTTTGCCCGCTACGTCGTGGAGAACGCCGGACACCTGGCCTTCCCGTTCCGCCGTTACCAGATCCAGAAGGTCTGGCGCGGGGAACGTCCGCAGGAAGGCCGTGCCCGCGAGTTCACCCAGGCGGACATCGATGTGGTGGGCGACGGCGAACTGCCGTTCCGGTACGACGTCGAACTGGCGCTGGTGATTGCCGAGGCGCTGGGAGCCCTGCCCATCCCCGACTTCAAGATCCGGGTCAACAACCGCAAACTGGCCGAAGGCTTCTACCGGGGCATCGGGCTGGAAGACACCGCCGGGGTGCTGCGCAGCATCGACAAGCTGGAGAAAATCGGTGCAGCCCGCGTTGCCGAGCTGCTGCAGGAGGAATTGGGTGCCACCGCCGAACAGGCCGAGGCAGCCCTGAAGCTGGCCTCCATCCGGGCCGGGGACCTCTCCTTCGTGGAGCAGGTCCGCGCCCTGGGTGTGCGCAACGACCTGCTCGAAGAAGGCCTGGACGAGCTGTCCCAGGTCATCGGCGAAGCCGTGAAGCGGGCTCCGGGCAAGGTGGTGGCGGACCTGAGTATCGCCCGCGGCCTGGACTACTACACCGGCACCGTTTACGAGACAGTCCTGGTGGGCCACGAATCCCTGGGCTCGATCTGCTCCGGAGGCCGCTACGATTCCCTGGCCGCCAAGGGCAGCCGGACCTTCCCCGGCGTCGGCCTGTCCATCGGCGTTACCCGGCTGGTCATGCGCATCCTGAGCCAGAGTTTCGCCGAGGCGAACCGCAGCGTCCCCACCGCCGTCCTGGTCACGCTGGCCACCGACGACTCCTGGTCCGCAGCCCAGGACATCGCCGCCGCACTGCGCGGCCACGGAATTCCGGTAGAGGTTGCCGCCAAGGCGGAGAAGTTCGGCAAGCAGATCAAGTACGCCGACCGCCGCGGCATTCCCTTTGTCTGGTTCACCGCCGAAGACGGCAGCCACGAGGTCAAGGACATCCGTTCCGGCGAGCAGGTACCGGCCGATCCGCAGACCTGGACCCCGCCGGCCGAGGACCTTTTCGTCCAGGTCACCGAGGTGCGCGAAGCTGACGACGCCGTGGAGTCCGCCGTCTAG
- a CDS encoding RelA/SpoT family protein: MTERAAVGENVAPAEKAGQERAAGKPGTTGPGAAVTPAPKPGPAVTPAPGAGSAAGKDAAPAPAPAAPASSAPAPAAAPGKQPPARRGSTRARLARLAGRGNAGYSPMLEPLLRTVRVNNPKEDLDLIQRAYLVAERSHEGQKRKSGDPYITHPVAVATILAELGMTGTTLAAALLHDTVEDTSYTLDELRREFGPEVAMLVDGVTKLDKVTFGDAAQSETVRKMVVAMAKDIRVLVIKLADRLHNARTWRFVSQESSARKARETLEIFAPLAHRLGMNTIKWELEDLSFAALHPKVYDEIVRMVGDRTPEREKYLGTVRSQIADDLHAVKIKATITGRPKHYYSIYQKMIVRGKDFDDIHDLMGVRVLVDSVRDCYATLGALHARWNPLPGRFKDYIAMPKFNMYQSLHTTVIGPGGKPVEIQIRTHDMHRRAEYGVAAHWKYKDGSKSPAGSENNDMGWLRSLVDWQQETSDPDEFLDSLRFEINAREVFVFTPKGEVMALPAGSTPVDFAYAVHTEVGHRTIGARVNGKLVPLNSELQHGDWVEIFTSKAEGAGPSQDWQGFVKSPRARNKIRQWFTKERREEAIDKGKDLLTRGMRKQNLPLQRLMTHDALLAVAQELHHQDISALYAAVGDGHTSAQNVIEHLVSLMGGHQGAEEDLAETPVSTAARRPKFSDSGVVVRGVGDVWVKLARCCTPVPPDPIIGFVTRGSGVSVHRSDCRNVQELRDQPDRIVAVDWAPTQSSVFLVEIQVEALDRKSLLSDVTRVLSENHVNILSASVNTSSDRVAMSKFVFEMGDPKYLDHILSAVRRIDGVFDVYRTTGSRRRV; this comes from the coding sequence ATGACAGAGAGGGCAGCGGTGGGCGAGAACGTGGCACCTGCCGAGAAGGCAGGCCAGGAACGGGCAGCGGGAAAACCCGGTACGACGGGCCCCGGAGCTGCGGTTACTCCTGCGCCCAAACCGGGGCCCGCGGTCACACCCGCCCCCGGCGCCGGTTCAGCGGCCGGCAAGGACGCGGCACCGGCACCGGCCCCTGCAGCCCCGGCTTCTTCCGCGCCGGCTCCGGCCGCAGCGCCCGGTAAGCAGCCTCCCGCGCGCCGTGGCTCCACCCGTGCCCGCCTGGCCCGCCTCGCCGGCCGCGGCAACGCCGGCTATTCGCCCATGCTGGAGCCCTTGCTCCGCACCGTGAGGGTCAACAATCCCAAAGAGGACCTCGACCTGATCCAGCGCGCCTACCTTGTGGCAGAGCGCAGCCACGAGGGGCAGAAGCGCAAGAGCGGCGATCCCTACATCACGCACCCGGTGGCGGTTGCCACCATCCTCGCCGAGCTCGGCATGACGGGCACCACCCTGGCGGCCGCCCTGCTGCATGACACGGTCGAAGACACCAGCTACACCCTGGATGAGCTGCGCCGCGAGTTCGGTCCGGAAGTGGCGATGCTCGTTGACGGTGTCACCAAGCTGGACAAGGTGACCTTCGGCGACGCCGCGCAGTCCGAGACCGTGCGCAAGATGGTGGTCGCCATGGCCAAGGACATCCGGGTCCTGGTCATCAAGCTCGCGGACCGGCTGCACAACGCCCGCACCTGGCGGTTCGTTTCGCAGGAGTCCTCCGCCCGCAAGGCCCGCGAAACCCTGGAAATCTTCGCCCCGCTGGCCCACCGGCTGGGTATGAACACCATCAAGTGGGAGCTTGAGGACCTGTCCTTCGCCGCCCTGCATCCGAAGGTGTACGACGAGATCGTCCGCATGGTCGGAGACCGCACGCCGGAGCGTGAGAAGTATCTGGGCACCGTCCGGTCGCAGATCGCCGATGACCTGCACGCGGTGAAGATCAAGGCCACCATCACCGGGCGCCCCAAGCACTATTACTCGATCTACCAAAAGATGATTGTCCGCGGCAAGGACTTCGACGACATCCACGACCTGATGGGCGTGCGCGTCCTGGTGGACTCGGTCCGTGACTGCTATGCCACCCTCGGTGCGCTGCACGCGCGCTGGAACCCCCTTCCCGGGCGGTTCAAGGACTACATCGCGATGCCCAAGTTCAACATGTACCAGTCGCTGCACACCACGGTGATCGGCCCCGGCGGCAAGCCGGTGGAAATCCAGATCCGCACGCATGACATGCACCGCCGCGCGGAATACGGTGTTGCGGCGCACTGGAAGTACAAGGACGGTTCCAAGAGTCCCGCCGGCTCCGAAAACAATGACATGGGCTGGCTGCGCTCCCTGGTGGACTGGCAGCAGGAGACCTCGGATCCGGATGAGTTCCTGGACTCGCTGCGCTTCGAGATCAACGCCCGCGAGGTGTTTGTCTTCACGCCGAAGGGCGAGGTCATGGCCCTTCCCGCCGGCTCGACGCCGGTGGACTTCGCCTACGCCGTGCACACCGAAGTGGGCCACCGCACCATCGGCGCCCGGGTCAACGGAAAGCTGGTGCCGCTGAACAGCGAGCTCCAGCACGGGGACTGGGTGGAGATCTTCACCTCCAAGGCCGAGGGGGCCGGGCCCAGCCAGGACTGGCAGGGCTTCGTCAAGAGCCCCCGGGCGCGGAACAAGATCCGCCAGTGGTTCACGAAGGAACGCCGCGAAGAGGCCATCGACAAGGGCAAGGACCTGCTCACGCGCGGCATGCGCAAGCAGAACCTTCCGCTGCAGCGCCTGATGACGCATGACGCGCTGCTCGCCGTGGCCCAGGAACTGCACCATCAGGACATTTCCGCCCTGTATGCCGCGGTCGGCGACGGGCACACCTCGGCGCAGAACGTCATCGAGCACCTGGTCTCGCTCATGGGCGGCCACCAGGGCGCCGAGGAGGACCTGGCGGAAACACCGGTCTCGACGGCGGCCAGGCGGCCCAAGTTCTCGGACTCCGGCGTTGTGGTCCGCGGTGTGGGCGACGTCTGGGTGAAGCTGGCGCGGTGCTGTACTCCAGTGCCGCCGGATCCGATCATCGGGTTTGTCACCCGTGGCTCGGGCGTGTCAGTGCACCGCAGCGACTGCCGCAATGTGCAGGAACTGCGGGACCAGCCGGACCGCATTGTTGCGGTGGACTGGGCACCCACGCAGTCCTCGGTCTTCCTCGTGGAAATCCAGGTGGAGGCACTGGACCGCAAGAGCCTGCTCTCCGATGTCACCCGGGTGCTGTCGGAGAACCACGTGAACATCCTCTCCGCGAGCGTGAACACGTCCAGCGACCGCGTAGCCATGTCGAAGTTCGTGTTTGAAATGGGCGATCCGAAGTATCTTGACCACATCCTCAGCGCTGTGCGGCGGATTGACGGCGTGTTCGACGTCTACCGGACCACAGGCTCGCGCCGCCGGGTCTGA
- a CDS encoding DUF349 domain-containing protein yields MTDSQKSDETASGPVPETPETLRPAVPSPAALAARHPAPAAPAPGSPAPAAAPKPAVVAPPVRSTSLEEAARFARVEEDGHVFLIVDGEEFPVGQYPDASRDEALAYFVRKYDDVAAQLALLQARVQAKAPTTDMHKTLKHIAEQVAERKMVGDVRALDAQIEALGASIKEAEAAERAEAEAVKERELAAREAIVAEAEEIAAKDPATTQWKTSSNRMNELFEAWKAAQKNGPRLGRGNEDSLWKRFRSARTVFDRHRRAYFSQLDSENTAAKRAKEALIARAEELATSTDWGNTAAEYRQLMDEWKASKRASRKDDDALWARFRAAQDTFFAARQAANEVIDEEFAANLIVKEELLKEAQGILPVRDLTAARKALNSIRDRWEEAGKVPRADMGRMEAGIRKIEEAVKAAEDEHWQKSNPETKARTNSALSQLEATIASLEEDLAAAEKNGNTKKIADAREALEARQQWLAMLQKSAEDFS; encoded by the coding sequence GTGACAGACAGTCAGAAATCCGACGAAACAGCTTCCGGGCCCGTCCCGGAAACTCCCGAAACTCTACGGCCCGCAGTGCCCAGCCCGGCAGCCTTGGCTGCCCGGCATCCCGCACCTGCTGCACCCGCGCCGGGCAGCCCGGCTCCGGCCGCAGCACCCAAGCCCGCAGTTGTGGCTCCCCCGGTGCGTTCCACCTCGCTTGAAGAAGCTGCCCGTTTCGCACGGGTCGAGGAGGACGGCCACGTCTTCCTGATCGTGGACGGCGAAGAATTCCCCGTGGGCCAGTACCCCGATGCCAGCCGCGACGAAGCGCTGGCGTACTTCGTGCGCAAGTACGACGACGTCGCCGCCCAGCTTGCGCTGCTTCAGGCCCGGGTGCAGGCCAAAGCCCCCACCACCGACATGCACAAGACGCTGAAGCACATCGCCGAGCAGGTGGCCGAGCGCAAGATGGTTGGCGATGTGCGGGCCTTGGACGCGCAGATCGAAGCCCTGGGTGCGAGCATCAAGGAGGCCGAGGCCGCCGAGCGTGCCGAGGCCGAGGCCGTGAAGGAACGCGAACTCGCGGCCCGCGAGGCGATTGTCGCCGAGGCCGAGGAAATCGCTGCGAAGGACCCTGCCACAACCCAGTGGAAGACCAGCAGCAACCGGATGAACGAGCTGTTCGAGGCCTGGAAGGCGGCCCAGAAGAACGGCCCGCGCCTGGGCCGCGGCAATGAAGACAGCCTGTGGAAGCGGTTCCGTTCCGCCCGCACCGTCTTTGACCGTCACCGCCGCGCCTACTTCTCCCAGCTGGACAGCGAGAACACCGCTGCCAAGCGGGCCAAGGAAGCGCTGATTGCCCGCGCCGAGGAACTGGCAACGTCCACTGACTGGGGCAACACGGCTGCCGAGTACCGCCAGCTGATGGATGAGTGGAAGGCCTCCAAGCGGGCCAGCCGCAAGGATGACGACGCTCTCTGGGCCCGCTTCCGCGCTGCCCAGGACACCTTCTTCGCTGCCCGCCAGGCGGCCAACGAGGTCATCGACGAGGAGTTCGCAGCCAACCTGATCGTCAAGGAAGAACTGCTGAAGGAAGCCCAGGGCATCCTTCCGGTCCGCGACCTCACGGCAGCCCGCAAGGCGCTGAACTCCATCCGCGACCGCTGGGAAGAGGCCGGCAAGGTTCCGCGCGCCGACATGGGCCGGATGGAAGCCGGGATCCGCAAGATCGAGGAAGCCGTCAAGGCAGCCGAAGACGAGCACTGGCAGAAGAGCAATCCGGAAACCAAGGCCCGCACCAACAGCGCCCTGAGCCAGCTTGAAGCCACGATCGCCTCCCTGGAGGAGGATCTGGCCGCAGCCGAGAAGAACGGCAACACCAAGAAGATCGCGGATGCCCGCGAAGCCCTTGAGGCCCGCCAGCAGTGGCTGGCCATGCTGCAGAAGTCCGCAGAGGACTTCTCCTAA
- a CDS encoding peptidylprolyl isomerase has product MTASRQDRETRRRIARMQARRALLQSQAKRRKRDNIFAATAAALVLALAVALQVAWFSSNPTPAENELIERQAGTPEATADPTESASPASDGNATNIPDPSAAEGRVFSGTLATSAGELGVELDGNAAPQAVAVFSSLAESGFFTGKTCHRLTTADTMGVLQCGSLAGDGAGDPDYQWGPVENTPADGRYPAGTIAVARGGTADSNGTQFFIAYKDSIIPQNTGGYTIMGKLTSGLDVLDAVAAQGAVKNGAATQDGQPKTPVTIDSFTLK; this is encoded by the coding sequence GTGACCGCCTCCCGCCAGGACCGTGAAACCCGCCGCCGCATTGCCCGGATGCAGGCCCGCCGTGCGCTGCTGCAGAGCCAGGCGAAGCGCCGCAAACGCGACAATATCTTTGCCGCCACGGCTGCCGCGCTGGTTCTGGCACTGGCTGTGGCCCTGCAGGTGGCGTGGTTTTCGTCGAATCCGACACCGGCGGAAAACGAGCTCATCGAGCGGCAGGCCGGCACTCCCGAGGCGACCGCCGATCCCACCGAATCGGCCAGTCCTGCATCTGACGGAAACGCCACGAACATCCCGGACCCGTCGGCAGCGGAGGGCCGTGTCTTCTCCGGGACGCTTGCCACCAGCGCCGGCGAACTGGGTGTGGAACTGGACGGCAACGCCGCTCCCCAGGCGGTGGCAGTGTTCAGTTCGCTGGCCGAGTCCGGGTTCTTCACCGGCAAGACGTGCCACCGCCTGACCACCGCTGACACGATGGGCGTGCTGCAGTGCGGCTCGCTGGCCGGCGACGGCGCGGGCGATCCGGACTATCAGTGGGGTCCGGTGGAGAACACCCCGGCCGACGGCCGCTACCCGGCCGGGACCATCGCCGTCGCCCGCGGCGGTACGGCTGACAGCAACGGCACCCAGTTCTTCATTGCGTACAAGGACTCGATTATTCCGCAGAATACGGGCGGCTACACGATCATGGGTAAGCTAACCTCAGGGCTGGATGTCCTGGACGCGGTCGCCGCGCAGGGAGCTGTGAAAAACGGCGCAGCCACACAGGACGGCCAGCCGAAAACCCCGGTGACGATAGACTCGTTTACCCTGAAGTAA
- the ruvB gene encoding Holliday junction branch migration DNA helicase RuvB — protein MSAQPGDGLVAATPDPDDKAIEAALRPKNLDDFVGQKRVREQLSLVLEASRLRGRSADHVLLSGPPGLGKTTLSMIIAAEMNAPLRISSGPAIQHAGDLAAILSSLTEGEVLFLDEIHRMSRPAEEMLYMAMEDFRVDIIVGKGAGATAIPLDLPPFTLVGATTRAGLLPGPLRDRFGFTGHLEFYSTAELELVLRRSAMLMDMKVNSAGFAEVAGRSRGTPRIANRLLRRVRDWALVHGVDQIDARTAGAALDMYEVDARGLDRLDRSVLRALITKFNGGPVGLSTLAIAVGEEPETVETVAEPYLVREGLLGRTPRGRVATRAAWEHLGLQMPDHVAAGLPENMFSGPGSNTSADSDADSL, from the coding sequence GTGAGCGCCCAGCCCGGCGACGGCCTGGTTGCCGCCACCCCTGACCCGGACGACAAGGCGATCGAAGCCGCCCTGCGGCCCAAGAACCTGGACGACTTCGTGGGGCAGAAGCGGGTCCGCGAGCAGCTTTCCCTGGTCCTTGAGGCCTCCCGGCTGCGCGGCCGCAGCGCCGACCATGTGCTGCTTTCCGGCCCGCCGGGCCTGGGCAAGACCACACTGTCCATGATCATTGCCGCCGAGATGAACGCGCCGCTGCGTATCTCCTCGGGCCCGGCGATCCAGCACGCCGGCGACCTGGCAGCCATCCTGTCCTCACTCACCGAAGGCGAGGTGCTGTTCCTCGACGAAATCCACCGGATGTCCCGGCCGGCAGAGGAAATGCTCTACATGGCGATGGAGGACTTCCGGGTCGACATCATCGTGGGCAAGGGCGCCGGCGCCACCGCTATTCCGCTGGACCTGCCGCCCTTCACCCTGGTGGGGGCCACCACCAGGGCCGGGCTGCTGCCCGGACCGCTGCGGGACCGTTTCGGCTTCACCGGTCACCTGGAGTTCTACTCCACCGCCGAGCTGGAGCTGGTGCTGCGCCGCTCGGCCATGCTGATGGACATGAAGGTCAACTCGGCCGGTTTCGCCGAAGTTGCCGGCCGATCCCGGGGAACGCCCCGCATCGCCAACCGGCTGCTGCGGCGGGTCCGGGACTGGGCCCTGGTACACGGCGTGGACCAGATCGACGCACGCACGGCCGGTGCAGCCCTGGACATGTACGAAGTGGATGCCCGCGGCCTGGACCGGCTGGACCGGTCCGTGCTCCGCGCGCTCATCACCAAGTTCAACGGGGGACCGGTGGGCCTGTCCACGCTCGCCATCGCCGTCGGCGAGGAACCGGAGACCGTGGAAACCGTCGCCGAACCCTATCTGGTGCGCGAAGGGCTGCTGGGCCGGACCCCGCGCGGCCGCGTCGCCACCCGTGCAGCGTGGGAGCACCTGGGACTGCAGATGCCCGACCACGTTGCGGCCGGGCTGCCGGAGAACATGTTCTCCGGACCGGGCAGCAACACCTCGGCAGATTCCGACGCCGACAGCCTGTAA
- the secD gene encoding protein translocase subunit SecD: MPRTGPGSAAKKTLLWLGVIFAALALLLGGGSMWSNASWTPKLALDLEGGTEMILAPQVQGGSEITQEQLDQAVEIIRQRVDGSGVSEAEITTQSGRNVVVSLPGVPSAETRDLIQASAQMEFRPVLAIAAGGPVETPLPEEQLPAPAAEPANASDDNWITPELYREFESTNCMDPATLEASTEAAPADQPLITCEPGTGAKYILGPVEVPGSNIADATFGMSQSGQGASINEWGVNIEFNGEGTSTFRTVTERLFAFQQGDPHNQFAIVLDGQVISAPTVQGVITDGKPRITGNFTQESAKALSEQLKYGALPISFEIQSEQQVSATLGADQLKMGLVAGLIGLALVAVYSLFQYRALGFVTIISLVVAGVLTYLAICLLGWSQNYRLSLAGVAGLIVAIGQTADSFIVYFERIRDELRDGRGLVSAVDNGWKRAKRTVLASKAVNILAAVVLYFVAVGNVRGFAFTLGLTAVADLIVVFMFTHPTMVLLAKTKFFGEGHKWSGLDTTRLGAVPLYRGAGRIREPGAAPVRTKNKAAAKEAERRMTIAERRLAEKQDSLAGSGPSTEKEG; this comes from the coding sequence ATGCCTCGTACCGGCCCCGGCTCGGCCGCAAAAAAGACGCTCCTCTGGTTGGGCGTCATTTTTGCTGCTCTGGCCCTTTTGCTCGGCGGCGGTTCCATGTGGAGCAACGCCAGCTGGACCCCCAAACTTGCCCTTGACCTCGAGGGCGGCACGGAAATGATCCTCGCCCCGCAGGTGCAGGGCGGCTCCGAAATCACCCAGGAACAGCTGGACCAGGCGGTGGAGATCATCCGCCAGCGTGTGGACGGCAGCGGTGTTTCCGAAGCGGAGATCACCACCCAGTCCGGGCGCAACGTTGTGGTGTCACTGCCTGGAGTTCCGTCCGCCGAAACGCGTGACCTGATCCAGGCCTCGGCCCAGATGGAATTCCGGCCGGTCCTCGCGATCGCCGCCGGCGGCCCCGTCGAGACGCCGCTTCCGGAAGAACAGCTTCCGGCGCCTGCCGCGGAACCGGCCAACGCCTCGGACGACAACTGGATCACCCCCGAGCTGTACCGCGAATTTGAGAGCACCAACTGCATGGATCCGGCCACGCTGGAAGCATCGACGGAAGCGGCTCCGGCCGACCAGCCGCTGATCACCTGCGAACCGGGCACCGGGGCGAAGTACATTCTTGGTCCGGTGGAAGTTCCCGGCTCCAACATTGCCGACGCCACCTTCGGCATGTCCCAGAGCGGCCAGGGCGCCTCGATCAACGAGTGGGGCGTGAACATCGAGTTCAACGGCGAAGGCACCTCCACCTTCCGCACCGTGACCGAACGGCTCTTTGCCTTCCAGCAGGGTGACCCGCACAACCAGTTCGCCATTGTGCTGGACGGCCAGGTCATCTCCGCTCCCACCGTGCAGGGCGTCATCACCGACGGAAAGCCCCGCATCACCGGCAACTTCACGCAGGAATCCGCGAAGGCGCTCTCCGAGCAGCTGAAGTACGGTGCACTGCCGATCAGCTTCGAGATCCAGAGCGAGCAGCAGGTCTCGGCAACCCTGGGCGCCGACCAGCTCAAGATGGGCCTCGTCGCCGGCCTCATCGGCCTGGCCCTGGTGGCGGTCTACTCGCTGTTCCAGTACCGCGCCCTGGGCTTCGTCACGATCATCTCGCTGGTGGTGGCCGGCGTCCTGACCTACCTGGCCATCTGCCTGCTGGGCTGGTCGCAGAACTACCGCCTCTCACTTGCCGGCGTGGCAGGTTTGATCGTTGCCATCGGCCAGACCGCAGACTCCTTCATCGTGTACTTCGAACGCATCCGCGATGAACTGCGCGACGGGCGCGGGCTGGTTTCCGCCGTCGACAACGGCTGGAAGCGCGCCAAGCGCACGGTCCTGGCCTCCAAGGCAGTGAACATCCTCGCCGCCGTCGTGCTCTACTTCGTGGCCGTGGGCAACGTCCGCGGCTTCGCCTTCACCCTGGGCCTGACGGCAGTAGCCGACCTGATTGTGGTGTTCATGTTCACGCATCCGACCATGGTGCTGCTCGCGAAGACCAAGTTCTTCGGCGAGGGCCATAAGTGGTCCGGGCTGGACACCACCCGCCTGGGTGCGGTGCCGCTGTACCGCGGCGCCGGACGGATCCGGGAACCGGGTGCAGCCCCGGTGCGCACCAAGAACAAGGCAGCAGCGAAGGAGGCCGAGCGGCGCATGACCATTGCCGAGCGACGCCTGGCCGAAAAGCAGGATTCACTGGCCGGATCCGGTCCCAGCACAGAAAAGGAGGGCTAG
- the yajC gene encoding preprotein translocase subunit YajC produces MAQNTAEQTTGGFTFSSLLLPILLALFIFMMFRKQKKTQKTVQEQRTQMVPGTEVMTQFGLFGTILSINSEENKAVLELSPGNTATVHLQALTKVVTQEPAAAEDAPVVPDDASSITAADRNDDAPAASGTLTGNESVSRADETPEETLERLNLEKNKEN; encoded by the coding sequence ATGGCCCAAAACACCGCCGAACAGACCACCGGCGGATTTACGTTCTCCAGTCTGCTGCTGCCGATCCTGCTGGCACTGTTCATCTTCATGATGTTCCGCAAGCAGAAGAAGACGCAGAAGACTGTTCAGGAGCAGCGGACCCAGATGGTTCCCGGAACCGAGGTCATGACCCAGTTCGGTCTGTTCGGAACCATCCTCTCCATCAACTCCGAGGAAAACAAAGCGGTCCTGGAACTGTCCCCGGGCAACACCGCCACCGTTCACCTGCAGGCACTGACGAAGGTCGTCACCCAGGAGCCGGCTGCCGCCGAAGACGCTCCGGTTGTTCCCGACGACGCCTCGTCCATCACTGCCGCTGACCGGAACGACGACGCCCCGGCCGCTTCAGGGACCCTCACCGGCAACGAGTCGGTGTCCCGCGCCGACGAGACTCCCGAGGAAACACTCGAGCGCCTGAACCTCGAAAAGAACAAAGAGAACTAG
- the secF gene encoding protein translocase subunit SecF has protein sequence MSKLPRFATFGNELYTGKRSYPFVPKARLWFLIAAVAVILSILVPVVKGGFNLGIDFRGGSEFTVSGAANTDITTGEEAVGDVASEARITNIAPGTIRVQTEQLSDDQTLEIKGNLADAYDVNEDQVTSTFIGPTWGQDVSRQALIGLIVFVALAAVLMALYFRTWKMSLAAVTALLVVMVTTAGLYSLSGFEVTPSAIIGFLTVLSYSLYDTVVVFDKVRENTRNLDKSTKRTFMEQVNLAVNQTLVRSINTSVVAVLPVASVLFIGAFLLGAGTLKDLSLALFIGIILGTVATIFVAAPMYAWLRRNEPEIVRQAKRVADRRAQEAKEAAAIADEASSGTPAVSAGS, from the coding sequence ATGAGCAAGCTGCCCAGATTTGCCACTTTCGGCAACGAGCTTTACACCGGCAAGCGTTCCTACCCGTTTGTGCCCAAGGCCAGGCTTTGGTTCCTGATTGCCGCCGTCGCCGTCATCCTCTCCATCCTCGTTCCGGTGGTCAAGGGCGGGTTCAACCTCGGCATCGACTTCCGGGGCGGCTCTGAATTCACCGTCTCCGGTGCAGCCAACACCGACATCACCACCGGCGAAGAAGCGGTTGGCGACGTGGCCAGCGAGGCACGCATCACCAACATCGCGCCCGGCACCATCCGGGTGCAGACCGAGCAGCTCAGCGACGACCAGACCCTGGAAATCAAGGGCAACCTGGCCGACGCCTACGACGTGAACGAAGACCAGGTCACCTCCACGTTCATCGGCCCCACCTGGGGCCAGGATGTGAGCCGGCAGGCCCTGATCGGGTTGATTGTCTTCGTGGCACTGGCCGCCGTGCTGATGGCCCTGTACTTCCGTACCTGGAAAATGTCGCTCGCCGCTGTCACCGCCCTGCTGGTGGTCATGGTGACCACGGCCGGCCTGTATTCCCTCAGTGGATTCGAAGTGACGCCGTCGGCCATTATCGGTTTCCTGACGGTGCTGAGCTACTCCCTGTATGACACGGTGGTGGTCTTCGACAAGGTCCGGGAAAACACCAGGAACCTGGACAAGAGCACCAAGCGCACCTTCATGGAACAGGTGAACCTGGCGGTGAACCAAACCCTGGTGCGGTCCATCAACACCTCGGTGGTGGCCGTCCTGCCGGTCGCATCCGTGCTGTTCATCGGCGCATTCCTGCTCGGTGCGGGCACCCTGAAGGATCTGTCGCTGGCGCTGTTCATCGGCATCATCCTGGGCACCGTGGCCACCATCTTCGTGGCTGCACCGATGTACGCCTGGCTGCGGCGCAACGAGCCCGAAATCGTCCGGCAGGCCAAGCGTGTGGCGGACCGGCGGGCGCAGGAGGCCAAGGAAGCGGCGGCAATTGCCGACGAAGCCTCCTCCGGAACGCCTGCGGTTTCCGCCGGCAGCTAG